From Methylocystis sp. ATCC 49242, one genomic window encodes:
- a CDS encoding DUF563 domain-containing protein — MADNDEILQLFPGDLIHHARSMSVWSIWARRQMKLKLTQKYGVHHGFELFREAMGYPDSAHLKSLPLRSIREAATHRSAFFHLLENGGEPVAHLPPRVIGDGNHRVVHGFSRSSYVAAFEGVKLLGRSQLVNSGDELLLDYEGTEFDSIDDDIELDAAVFQREGHSASFMEGVSDAPPLRIDECFSLLGPNSGAFGHWVGEYLPRLAVAMSSGMMPDVPVLMDAHMPEQHRQSLALLLPENAEIIEIEPNTVVEVGKLWYSPTYYYAPILVRMNDRYREELFAAPLDRFARLANFMTARFVERLSATPGLEKIFLARRYYLHRKLFNAGRIEKIAVRNGFTIVYPEEHDFASQLNLIRNAKFVTGPEGSAYFLAFFARPGTKIAILNHQYTELLVGVTALLDELGMDTTVITGRFVKEDLDYPHHGDYRIDETVYEDFLKQWTADA, encoded by the coding sequence TTGGCCGATAACGACGAAATTTTGCAGCTTTTTCCTGGCGATCTCATCCATCACGCCCGATCAATGTCGGTCTGGTCGATATGGGCGCGGCGCCAGATGAAGCTGAAGTTGACCCAGAAATATGGCGTTCATCATGGTTTCGAGCTGTTCAGGGAGGCGATGGGTTATCCCGATTCTGCGCATCTGAAGTCCTTGCCTTTGCGAAGCATCAGGGAGGCGGCGACGCATCGGAGCGCTTTTTTTCATCTTCTGGAAAATGGCGGCGAGCCGGTCGCGCATTTACCGCCGCGTGTAATCGGTGACGGCAACCATCGTGTTGTCCATGGTTTTTCGCGGTCCTCATATGTTGCGGCCTTCGAGGGGGTGAAGCTTCTCGGCAGATCGCAGCTTGTCAATTCGGGCGACGAACTTCTGCTGGATTACGAAGGGACGGAATTCGACAGCATCGACGATGACATCGAGCTGGACGCCGCGGTTTTTCAGCGGGAAGGCCATTCCGCTTCTTTCATGGAGGGCGTTTCCGACGCGCCGCCGCTGCGGATTGACGAGTGTTTCAGCCTGCTCGGCCCCAACAGCGGTGCCTTCGGTCATTGGGTTGGCGAATACCTTCCTCGATTGGCTGTCGCGATGTCGAGCGGGATGATGCCCGATGTTCCCGTGCTGATGGACGCTCATATGCCCGAGCAACACCGGCAATCGCTCGCGCTGTTGCTGCCGGAGAACGCCGAGATAATCGAAATTGAGCCTAATACGGTCGTAGAGGTGGGAAAGCTTTGGTATTCGCCCACCTATTATTACGCGCCGATCCTCGTCCGGATGAACGATCGCTATCGCGAGGAGTTGTTTGCCGCGCCGCTCGACCGTTTCGCCCGCCTCGCCAATTTCATGACAGCTCGCTTTGTCGAGCGGTTGAGTGCGACGCCGGGCCTAGAAAAGATTTTTCTGGCGCGCCGCTACTATCTTCATCGCAAGCTTTTCAACGCCGGGAGGATCGAGAAAATCGCGGTCCGTAACGGTTTCACGATCGTTTACCCGGAAGAACATGATTTCGCCAGCCAGCTCAACCTCATCAGAAATGCGAAATTTGTGACCGGGCCGGAGGGTTCGGCGTATTTCCTTGCATTCTTTGCGAGGCCGGGGACGAAGATCGCCATTCTCAATCATCAATATACGGAATTGCTGGTCGGGGTGACCGCGCTTCTCGATGAATTGGGCATGGACACGACGGTCATTACCGGCCGCTTCGTAAAGGAAGATCTGGACTACCCGCATCATGGCGATTATCGAATCGACGAAACCGTGTACGAAGATTTTTTGAAGCAATGGACGGCCGATGCGTAG
- a CDS encoding GNAT family N-acetyltransferase: protein MNAEIRIATFDDLRLWQAMAARSGIPSHSFSFNRALSFSGIDPRLALVEVGESALIFPFYERRWRDDVDICTTLSVSGAVMRSPGQECLSAWAEYGAAKGWVAGYLQFEPETDLRAVANATPGNQVFLLDLSAYDLLENTGAIIRRKIRRAERLGVALAEERESLADALRRLYPETMARSGALAHYQFSQETLDSWIFDRGSLVVGAAMDGCVEAVAVFPFFGERAEYFIGATSAAGRDWSAWLLWRGMQMLRDCGVRILNLGGGVKPQDGLYQFKEKFGGRPMSLHAVKQIYNLEKYRRLCVESNAPLDAEWFPAYRAKALASYPVRETRASEQGRGC from the coding sequence ATGAACGCCGAAATCCGGATCGCAACTTTTGATGATCTTAGACTATGGCAAGCGATGGCGGCCAGGAGCGGTATTCCTTCGCACTCCTTTTCTTTCAATCGCGCGCTCTCATTTTCTGGAATCGATCCCCGGCTCGCGTTGGTTGAAGTGGGTGAAAGCGCACTGATTTTTCCGTTCTATGAACGTCGCTGGCGGGATGACGTCGACATTTGCACCACATTGTCGGTTTCAGGCGCCGTGATGCGGTCGCCGGGGCAAGAGTGTCTTTCCGCGTGGGCGGAGTATGGCGCGGCCAAGGGATGGGTCGCCGGGTATTTGCAGTTCGAGCCGGAGACCGACTTGCGCGCGGTCGCAAACGCGACGCCCGGCAACCAGGTGTTTCTGCTCGATCTCTCAGCTTACGATCTCCTAGAGAACACTGGGGCGATCATTCGACGCAAAATCCGGCGCGCGGAAAGACTCGGAGTTGCGCTTGCCGAGGAAAGGGAATCGCTGGCTGACGCGCTACGGCGGCTTTATCCGGAGACCATGGCGCGATCGGGTGCTTTGGCGCATTACCAATTTTCCCAAGAAACGCTCGATTCCTGGATATTCGATCGAGGCAGTCTTGTTGTGGGAGCGGCTATGGACGGCTGTGTGGAGGCGGTGGCGGTGTTTCCCTTCTTTGGCGAGCGGGCCGAGTATTTCATCGGGGCCACGAGCGCGGCAGGACGCGACTGGTCGGCGTGGCTGTTATGGCGGGGCATGCAGATGTTAAGAGATTGCGGAGTGAGAATTCTGAATCTGGGAGGGGGCGTAAAACCACAAGACGGACTTTATCAATTCAAGGAGAAGTTCGGCGGACGGCCGATGTCGCTACATGCGGTGAAGCAAATTTATAACCTCGAGAAATACCGCAGACTATGCGTCGAGTCGAATGCGCCGTTGGACGCCGAATGGTTTCCCGCCTATCGCGCCAAGGCTCTGGCGTCCTATCCGGTGAGGGAAACGAGGGCCAGCGAGCAAGGGCGGGGGTGTTGA
- a CDS encoding trans-aconitate 2-methyltransferase, with the protein MVGNRDDHVSFYSGLLDPAQSSLLDLGCGTGAITTRVARALRAMRRGQAVRVVGVDGSRAMLDVAASRDASIEWVEGDLRSPPIEGRFDLAISCYNTLQHIETADLQKAFERVRALLAAAACFAFDIYRPNLTYIRVPQRNRLARELVHPDGRRLEIREDTDYCEEGRFITIVWDLIDPARKDQPPLAQTRYRMWQHEPGEVEQALAHAGFEIVERFGDLDRSVYGQSSKKQVTVCRAI; encoded by the coding sequence ATGGTCGGAAATCGCGATGACCATGTCAGTTTCTATTCCGGCCTTTTGGACCCGGCTCAGAGTTCCCTGCTTGATCTTGGCTGCGGGACGGGCGCGATCACGACCCGGGTCGCCCGCGCATTGCGCGCCATGCGACGCGGCCAAGCCGTTCGCGTCGTTGGCGTCGATGGTTCCCGCGCAATGCTGGACGTCGCCGCGTCTCGTGACGCGAGCATCGAATGGGTGGAAGGCGATTTGCGGTCGCCGCCGATCGAAGGCCGCTTCGATCTTGCAATCTCCTGTTACAATACGCTGCAACACATTGAGACCGCAGACCTGCAAAAGGCATTTGAGCGGGTGCGCGCGCTGCTTGCCGCAGCCGCATGCTTTGCCTTCGATATATATAGACCCAATCTCACTTACATCCGCGTCCCACAGCGCAATCGCCTCGCCCGCGAACTGGTTCACCCCGACGGCAGACGTCTCGAAATTCGGGAAGACACGGATTATTGCGAGGAGGGGCGTTTCATCACCATTGTATGGGATTTGATCGACCCTGCTCGCAAGGACCAGCCGCCTTTGGCCCAAACAAGATACAGAATGTGGCAGCACGAGCCCGGAGAAGTCGAGCAGGCGCTCGCGCATGCCGGATTTGAAATCGTCGAGAGATTTGGCGACCTCGACCGTTCCGTATACGGGCAATCGTCCAAGAAACAGGTTACTGTTTGCCGCGCGATTTAA
- a CDS encoding WbqC family protein, which produces MQPYFFPYAGYFRLFAVCEVFVIYDCVQFPRRGRVHRCQIGGDRERPTWLTLPLERQPRETLIKDLRFSPNAREELRDRVERVAWIKGGSSPAAGLIRELLERPASSVIDYLEDSLRRVAELLAFDIKFIRSSRLAIDPQLRGQDRVIAIASAVGAKRYVNSPGGRRLYDAAAFAEANMELRFLSSYNGPFTNMLHALMTEEPGVIRADIINASTLDVATPQQLR; this is translated from the coding sequence ATGCAGCCCTATTTCTTTCCCTATGCGGGTTATTTCCGCTTGTTTGCCGTCTGCGAAGTTTTCGTAATATACGATTGCGTGCAGTTCCCGCGCCGCGGGCGGGTTCATAGATGCCAAATCGGAGGCGATCGCGAAAGGCCGACATGGCTGACGCTCCCGTTGGAGCGTCAGCCGCGCGAGACATTGATAAAAGACTTGCGTTTCAGTCCAAATGCACGGGAAGAACTCCGTGACCGCGTGGAGCGCGTTGCATGGATAAAGGGAGGCAGTAGCCCCGCAGCAGGCCTAATTCGTGAACTGCTCGAAAGACCCGCTTCATCTGTCATCGACTATCTTGAAGACAGCCTTCGTAGGGTCGCGGAGCTACTCGCGTTCGATATCAAGTTCATCAGAAGTTCGCGCCTCGCGATCGATCCCCAACTCCGTGGTCAGGATCGTGTCATCGCCATCGCCTCGGCGGTCGGCGCGAAGCGCTATGTCAATTCGCCGGGGGGCAGGCGGCTCTATGACGCTGCGGCATTTGCCGAAGCGAATATGGAGCTGCGCTTCCTGTCTTCCTATAATGGACCTTTCACCAACATGCTACACGCATTGATGACCGAGGAGCCTGGTGTAATTCGCGCTGACATTATCAATGCATCGACTCTCGATGTGGCGACGCCTCAGCAGCTACGATGA
- a CDS encoding bifunctional 2-polyprenyl-6-hydroxyphenol methylase/3-demethylubiquinol 3-O-methyltransferase UbiG gives MIDVLDLTDKAAVIAGLAPRKTFVDIGGLWGLTNEMVTPALRAGAASATMVDIVPQGHSLWLDFQSKLAEQGDRGVACLTADACAPELIERIGRYDICHSSGIIYHVHSPYNYLINLHAVTREYLVLTSMVVPDVISGDDGEIDLSGGRFLSTHQLDEKQQLIIGSYLKRMGLPYETIMQDAQKLMYGPGKPNFGPWWWFFTAETIRRMLSAVGFRLVNDAETWGGRAHNFLCAPLVDNEIESQTSDSRVSVASTVATETTRPLSHIIEARENDESLAAPAINLAYGEALIDTGVWAEGIEYECQFWAQWFQTAGREWPEEFIQRMKPDTPMDERMEMVIGRLAAGDGIRILDVGAGPSTSLGTQSKQGRIYLKAVDPLASLYDEIISASGYSPPVRTGFAPAEALYLALDGSERFDIVHCRNALDHSINPLVGILNMLSVTKPGGLVYLRHIPNEAERENYCGFHQFNLEVDSDDFLIWNKRWRWNVGEWLHEIAKVEVIPGGLGAEVLLRPTTEIAGSLPYDISKAALDAIRREVAKGAKSLSSLLNARASARI, from the coding sequence ATGATCGACGTTTTGGATCTGACAGATAAGGCAGCTGTTATCGCAGGGCTCGCTCCTCGAAAGACATTTGTCGATATCGGAGGGTTATGGGGCCTGACGAACGAAATGGTGACTCCGGCGCTGAGAGCGGGGGCGGCCTCTGCGACTATGGTAGACATAGTTCCTCAGGGTCATTCGCTCTGGCTGGATTTTCAATCGAAACTGGCGGAACAGGGCGATCGCGGCGTGGCGTGCCTCACCGCGGACGCCTGCGCGCCGGAACTGATTGAGAGGATAGGACGTTATGACATATGTCACTCATCGGGCATCATTTATCACGTCCATTCGCCTTACAATTATTTGATCAATCTCCACGCGGTTACGAGGGAATATCTCGTTCTGACCAGTATGGTCGTCCCCGATGTCATAAGTGGCGACGACGGAGAGATAGATCTGTCTGGTGGACGCTTCTTGTCGACACATCAACTTGACGAAAAACAACAGTTGATTATCGGGTCTTATTTAAAACGAATGGGATTGCCTTACGAGACGATTATGCAGGACGCACAGAAGCTGATGTATGGTCCGGGGAAGCCAAATTTTGGCCCGTGGTGGTGGTTCTTTACGGCGGAAACTATTCGCCGGATGCTTTCAGCCGTAGGTTTCAGGCTTGTGAACGACGCTGAAACATGGGGTGGTCGCGCGCATAATTTTCTCTGCGCGCCACTCGTCGATAATGAGATCGAATCGCAGACGTCCGATTCTCGGGTTTCAGTTGCATCCACCGTAGCAACGGAAACAACTCGGCCACTTTCTCATATTATCGAGGCGCGAGAGAACGACGAGTCATTAGCGGCCCCCGCGATCAATCTTGCTTACGGCGAAGCATTGATTGACACTGGGGTTTGGGCAGAAGGAATTGAATACGAATGCCAGTTTTGGGCGCAATGGTTTCAGACCGCCGGCAGGGAATGGCCGGAGGAGTTTATCCAGCGAATGAAACCGGACACACCGATGGACGAGCGCATGGAGATGGTGATTGGCCGATTGGCTGCGGGTGACGGAATTCGCATATTGGATGTGGGCGCAGGGCCTTCAACCAGCCTCGGGACGCAATCGAAGCAGGGAAGAATTTATCTGAAAGCAGTCGATCCGCTCGCGAGCCTTTATGACGAAATTATTAGTGCCAGCGGATATTCGCCGCCTGTTCGCACCGGATTCGCACCGGCCGAGGCCCTCTACCTGGCGCTCGATGGATCTGAACGTTTCGACATCGTCCATTGCCGAAACGCTCTGGATCATTCGATCAACCCGCTTGTCGGCATACTGAATATGCTGAGCGTCACTAAACCTGGCGGGTTGGTCTATCTGCGCCATATTCCCAACGAGGCGGAAAGGGAAAATTATTGCGGATTTCACCAATTCAATCTTGAAGTTGATTCGGATGATTTCCTGATCTGGAACAAGCGATGGCGCTGGAATGTTGGCGAGTGGCTGCACGAGATTGCAAAGGTGGAAGTCATCCCCGGCGGGCTGGGCGCTGAAGTTTTGTTGCGACCGACGACAGAAATCGCCGGTTCTCTTCCCTATGATATTTCGAAGGCTGCGCTGGACGCGATCCGTCGCGAAGTCGCAAAAGGCGCCAAGAGCCTCTCGTCTCTGCTCAATGCTCGCGCGAGCGCCAGGATTTAG
- a CDS encoding FkbM family methyltransferase: protein MLHGNGETYLPDLIYDLGMHYALDTKFYLDKRFRVVSLEANPAFVEAALQEHEAFVQAERLVILNRALWRNSAEKISFYLNPIKDDWSSAFKSRAEKGGHASQEIKVDTITLSQMFDLYGVPYYLKCDMEGADELFVQQLLADSRRPAFVSIEAASLGALAVLFAAGYDLVQIVNQGFNSSLTPPNPAQEGVFVPAHFNGLMSGLFGRELPREGWQSFEDAARDYLAFKELQKHNSPLVHGWMDFHVTSSATLKKLGVIE from the coding sequence ATGTTGCATGGTAACGGGGAAACCTATCTGCCGGATCTTATCTACGATCTGGGGATGCACTATGCGCTGGACACGAAGTTCTATCTGGACAAGCGGTTTCGTGTAGTTTCACTCGAGGCAAATCCCGCTTTCGTCGAAGCGGCGCTTCAGGAGCATGAGGCCTTCGTGCAAGCAGAAAGGCTTGTCATCCTCAATCGGGCTTTATGGCGTAATTCGGCTGAGAAAATCTCATTCTATCTCAACCCGATAAAGGACGATTGGTCGAGCGCATTCAAGAGCCGGGCGGAGAAAGGCGGACACGCCAGCCAGGAAATCAAGGTCGACACCATCACGCTCAGCCAAATGTTCGATCTTTATGGCGTGCCCTATTACCTCAAATGTGATATGGAGGGAGCAGATGAATTGTTCGTTCAACAGCTGTTGGCTGACTCACGCCGACCGGCCTTTGTTTCGATCGAGGCGGCTTCTCTTGGCGCCCTGGCTGTTCTTTTTGCAGCAGGTTACGATCTAGTCCAAATCGTCAATCAAGGATTTAACAGCTCTTTAACGCCTCCAAATCCGGCGCAAGAAGGTGTGTTTGTACCTGCGCACTTCAACGGCCTCATGAGCGGATTGTTCGGACGTGAACTGCCGCGAGAGGGATGGCAAAGTTTTGAGGACGCAGCGAGGGATTATCTCGCTTTCAAGGAATTGCAGAAACACAACAGTCCGCTCGTGCATGGGTGGATGGATTTCCATGTCACGAGCAGCGCGACATTGAAAAAGCTGGGAGTTATCGAATAG
- a CDS encoding DegT/DnrJ/EryC1/StrS family aminotransferase: MNKIPVMRPKLPVADQILPYLRYIDVGRTYSNGGPLVAELETRITRLLRSPAGGIVCTGSGTAALVCAILASSGRARAARPLAIVPGYTFIATASAVEQCGYRPYLVDVDEMSWMLDPERLIAHPLLDHVGVIVPVASFGKPPQQEAWRRFARRTGIPIVIDAAASFEACVASPEQAIGDIPIALSFHATKSFATGEGGAVVTSDIALADRARQAMNFGFYGARNSQMPSINGKMSEYHAAVGLASLDSLYERQAAFRAVADCYRRYFNDVTMADNFHGFPEVAGCYALYLCQTSAETTAVHTALERFGVDFRLWYGSGLHNHAYYKDVERDELPVTEDLARRLVGVPVACDLSASDVSRVVAAIADGVRRDKIMPSIVNSKNNAIVGYA, from the coding sequence ATGAATAAGATACCTGTCATGCGCCCGAAATTGCCGGTGGCGGATCAGATACTGCCATATTTGCGTTACATTGACGTAGGCAGGACCTATTCAAATGGCGGACCTTTGGTCGCTGAATTGGAGACGCGGATAACTCGTCTTCTTCGTTCGCCTGCCGGGGGTATAGTTTGCACGGGTTCAGGAACTGCGGCTCTCGTTTGTGCGATACTGGCCTCGTCGGGACGCGCAAGGGCGGCGCGACCACTTGCGATAGTTCCAGGCTATACATTTATCGCCACCGCTTCAGCGGTAGAGCAATGCGGGTATCGACCGTATCTGGTGGACGTTGATGAAATGAGCTGGATGCTCGATCCCGAGCGACTCATCGCGCATCCCTTGCTCGACCATGTTGGCGTCATCGTTCCTGTGGCGTCATTCGGAAAGCCGCCCCAGCAAGAGGCGTGGCGACGCTTCGCAAGAAGAACCGGAATACCGATAGTTATCGATGCGGCCGCAAGTTTTGAAGCGTGCGTCGCCTCGCCAGAGCAAGCGATTGGCGATATCCCGATCGCATTGAGTTTTCACGCTACCAAAAGCTTTGCGACGGGAGAAGGGGGGGCAGTTGTCACATCAGACATCGCATTGGCGGACCGTGCGCGACAAGCGATGAATTTTGGCTTTTATGGCGCGCGCAATAGCCAAATGCCGAGCATCAATGGGAAGATGAGCGAATATCATGCGGCGGTTGGGCTCGCGTCTCTTGATAGTCTGTATGAGCGACAGGCGGCGTTCAGGGCCGTTGCTGATTGTTATCGCCGGTATTTCAATGATGTAACGATGGCCGATAACTTTCATGGTTTTCCGGAGGTTGCGGGATGTTACGCCCTATATCTCTGTCAGACCTCCGCAGAAACAACCGCAGTGCATACGGCTCTTGAGCGATTCGGCGTCGATTTTCGACTGTGGTACGGATCGGGACTGCACAATCATGCCTATTATAAAGATGTTGAACGAGACGAACTTCCTGTCACAGAGGACTTGGCTCGCCGATTGGTGGGTGTTCCGGTCGCGTGCGACTTGTCCGCCTCGGACGTGAGCCGAGTCGTGGCGGCGATAGCGGATGGTGTTCGTCGAGACAAGATAATGCCATCAATTGTGAACTCGAAAAATAATGCGATTGTTGGATATGCTTGA
- the istA gene encoding IS21 family transposase: MFTVELYARVRRAVMAEGLSRREAARRFGVHRNTITKMLQYSVPPGYRRRERPISKKLGPYMAWIDKVLADDRLVHAKQRHTAQRIFERLRDEEGFSGGYTIVREYVAQAQLRSREMFIPLSHRPGNAQADFGEADAYIAGRKVRFHYFCMDLPHSDGCFVKAYPAETAEAFCDGHVAAFAFFGGVPQSILYDNTRLAVARIVKGGERLRSQMFAELQSHYLFADRFGRPGKGNDKGKVEGLVGYVRRNFMTPLPVAESFEALNARFLDACTKRRRAILRGQSTPIGERMQADMAAFLPAPPAPYDACHKVATRVSSMALVRYRNNDYSVPTRFGHREALAKGYVDRVEIVCGGETIAVHARSYGKAEFIYNPLHYLALLEHKSRALDQAAPLDDWRLADCVHRLRRLMEARMGNSGRREFIQVLRLMEDFHQHQVEQAVAEALRLGAISFDAVKMLLLARLENRPARLDLTFYPYLPAATVGATDPRAYLGLVAGASVIAGVMETTAGGPA, encoded by the coding sequence ATGTTCACAGTGGAACTCTATGCCCGGGTGAGACGCGCGGTGATGGCGGAAGGGCTGAGCCGCCGGGAAGCGGCCAGGCGCTTCGGCGTGCACCGCAATACGATCACGAAGATGCTTCAATATTCGGTTCCGCCGGGGTATCGGCGTCGGGAGCGGCCGATCTCGAAGAAGCTGGGGCCGTATATGGCCTGGATCGACAAGGTCCTGGCGGATGATCGGCTTGTTCACGCCAAGCAGCGTCATACGGCACAGCGGATATTCGAACGGCTGCGGGACGAAGAAGGGTTTTCCGGCGGCTACACGATCGTCCGGGAATATGTCGCGCAGGCGCAGTTGCGGTCGCGCGAGATGTTTATTCCACTCAGCCATCGACCGGGGAATGCGCAGGCGGATTTTGGCGAGGCGGACGCCTATATCGCCGGCAGGAAGGTCCGCTTTCATTATTTTTGCATGGACCTGCCGCATTCGGACGGCTGCTTCGTCAAGGCCTATCCGGCGGAGACGGCGGAAGCCTTCTGCGACGGCCATGTCGCGGCCTTCGCCTTCTTTGGCGGCGTCCCCCAGTCCATTCTTTACGACAATACGCGTCTCGCGGTCGCCAGGATCGTGAAGGGTGGAGAGCGTCTGCGTTCGCAAATGTTTGCGGAACTCCAGAGCCATTACCTTTTTGCTGATCGCTTTGGCCGGCCCGGCAAGGGGAATGACAAGGGCAAGGTCGAGGGGCTTGTCGGCTATGTCCGGCGCAACTTCATGACGCCACTGCCCGTGGCGGAGAGTTTCGAGGCGCTGAACGCGAGGTTCCTGGACGCCTGCACGAAACGACGGCGGGCGATCCTGCGCGGCCAGTCGACGCCGATCGGCGAACGCATGCAGGCGGATATGGCGGCATTCCTGCCGGCGCCGCCGGCTCCCTATGACGCCTGTCACAAGGTCGCGACGCGCGTGTCGTCGATGGCGCTGGTGCGCTACCGCAACAACGATTACTCGGTCCCGACGCGCTTCGGCCATCGGGAGGCGCTGGCCAAGGGCTATGTCGATCGGGTCGAGATTGTCTGCGGCGGGGAGACCATCGCCGTGCATGCGCGCAGCTACGGCAAGGCCGAGTTCATCTACAACCCGCTGCATTATCTCGCCCTGCTCGAACACAAGAGCCGCGCGCTCGATCAGGCCGCGCCGCTCGACGACTGGCGGCTTGCCGACTGCGTGCATCGTCTGCGGCGGCTGATGGAGGCGCGCATGGGGAATAGCGGGCGCCGCGAGTTCATCCAGGTGCTGCGGCTGATGGAGGACTTTCATCAGCATCAGGTCGAACAGGCGGTCGCGGAGGCGCTGCGTCTTGGCGCGATCAGCTTTGACGCAGTGAAGATGCTGCTGCTGGCCAGGCTGGAGAACCGGCCCGCGCGGCTCGATCTGACATTCTACCCCTACCTGCCGGCGGCTACGGTCGGCGCGACGGATCCGCGCGCCTATCTCGGGCTCGTCGCCGGCGCGAGCGTCATCGCGGGCGTCATGGAGACGACCGCGGGAGGTCCGGCATGA
- the istB gene encoding IS21-like element helper ATPase IstB produces the protein MTTSHEPGSQTIVAPQVLLGNHLKALKLPTFAREYEKVALESAQDRADYPRYLLRLCELERIDRERRNVERRIRLARFTQVKSLDTFDFTAQPSLNKPLVLELARCEWIEKRQNCIALGPSGTGKTHVALALGLAACQKGFSVAFTTAAALVHELMEARDERRLRALQKHLNTVKLLIVDELGYAPFTAVGSELLFEVFSQRYERGATLVTSNLPFDEWTSVFGSERLTGALLDRLTHHVHILEMNGGSYRLSTAKKAQRRNRDLPDAPAIDKGGADTTN, from the coding sequence ATGACCACCTCGCATGAGCCAGGTTCGCAGACGATCGTCGCGCCGCAGGTGCTGCTGGGTAATCATCTCAAGGCGCTGAAGCTTCCCACCTTCGCGCGCGAATATGAGAAGGTGGCGCTGGAGTCGGCGCAGGACCGCGCCGATTACCCGCGCTATCTGCTACGCCTGTGCGAACTGGAGCGCATTGATCGCGAGCGGCGCAATGTCGAGCGCCGCATCCGGCTGGCGCGCTTTACGCAGGTCAAAAGCCTCGACACATTTGACTTTACCGCCCAGCCTTCACTCAACAAGCCGCTCGTGCTGGAGCTGGCGCGGTGCGAATGGATCGAGAAGCGACAGAACTGCATCGCCCTTGGGCCAAGCGGAACGGGGAAGACCCACGTCGCGCTCGCCCTGGGGCTCGCCGCCTGCCAGAAGGGGTTCAGCGTCGCGTTCACGACCGCCGCGGCTCTTGTGCACGAACTGATGGAGGCGCGCGACGAGCGCCGCCTGCGCGCGCTGCAAAAGCATCTCAACACCGTCAAACTGCTGATCGTCGACGAGCTGGGCTATGCGCCGTTCACGGCGGTCGGCTCAGAGCTGCTCTTCGAGGTCTTCAGCCAGCGCTATGAACGCGGCGCGACGCTGGTGACCAGCAATCTGCCCTTTGATGAATGGACGTCGGTGTTTGGCTCCGAGCGTCTCACCGGCGCATTGCTCGACCGGCTCACCCATCATGTCCACATTCTGGAAATGAACGGCGGGAGCTATCGCCTCTCGACCGCAAAGAAAGCGCAACGGCGAAACCGCGATCTCCCCGACGCGCCCGCAATCGACAAAGGAGGCGCCGACACGACGAACTGA